The window CTCAAGTCAGGTTATGAAAAGATAAATCAATCAGACCGGACTTTATTTTTTAGCTCTGTAATTCAGGTAAATAACAAAAACTGGTCTTAGCCGGCTTAGACTTTAGGAAATATCGGCTGTATATTAGTTCAAAACCGGTTTGGCCGGAGTCAAGCCTCATTATTATAAAGGAGAACTCTATGCAAAAAAAAGAAACCAGGGAAAAAGAACTAATTTCAGAGAAGCACTTGACATGAAAGAAAGTGTATCTTATCTTGAGTCATTGCCGGGTCCGAATTGTCTGCTACTCGGCGCGAAAGAAGGGAGTTCTTGTGCGGCAGTATTACCAACAGCAATTCGCTCGACCCCGATATCTCGGCATCGCTATCCTTGTCATCATGGCATCCATGCATCCTACAGATCGTCTTGCTTGCGCCGAGGAAGGTAGGACTCAGGCAGACGTTGCGTACGCCGATATTTCGCGAGGCAATCCTGGCACAACCGGCAAGCAGTGGCTGTATCCGCTTCGGGGGATTAATGCCAAAGCATACATATGGAGCACGGCCAATCCGCACGGGTTCCTGTCGGATGCTTCGTTTCAGCGTTTCGCCTCTTGGAACATCAACGTGGTTCACTTGGAAGTCTGCGTTGATTTTGGATCAATATGGAATTTGAATACCGCCCAACTTCAGGACTCCAGTGTTGATTATCCGCCGATTCCTCCTGACGATCCACTGGCGCCCTACAAGAAGAACCTCGAGGGCCTGGACACAGCTCTTGTGCTGGCAAAGAAATATGACATCCAGGTGATCCCGTTCCTTACCCTTGTCGTTGGCAGGAAAAAGTGGCCGCTGTTCGATACGACCACCGAAAGGAGTATTCATGTTACGATTGGCCAACTCTGGGAGGAAGTGGCGAGGAAGCACGGCAATGATCCGCACCTCATGGCCTACAATCTATATGATGAGCCATTCTTCGATCAGGGAAGTGAGAAGTGGCCGGAGATGGTCCAGTGGCTGGCGCCGAAGATTCGCGCCATCGACACTGCTACATATCTGCTGGTAACCTACACCGAGGGTGATCCCTTTGTCGGTCTCTCCGATCCCAAGGCGGCTTTTGTTTTTAACTACTTTAGCCCTGTCTGCTACACTCACCAGGGGCTCTTGAACCCGTATTGCCTGCAGGGACAAGTGAGTTATCCTAACACCGTGACCTGGGAGGAAGACCCTCCCGGCTCCGGCCATTACACGATGGTCACATGGACAGCTTCGGTCATCAGGCAATCGCTTTCCGGCGTGAGAGCCCTCCAGCAACAGCATAACCTGATTGTATTCTGCGGCGGCATCGCCGTGATCCGCCAGGCGGCCCCATCCGAGAGCCAGTGGATCACGGACGTGTTGGAAGTGTTTGAGGAGTATGGCTGGTCGTGGTCTTATCACGGCTACGGCGGCTGGAACGGCTGGAATATCACAATCGCTGATGACGCGGTGGTTCCAGTTTCTAATCCTTACATGGAGTACGGAGGCGATACGACAAACGATCGCTTCAGGACCGTATCGACCTACTGGCAGAAGTCGTCCGGTTGTTTAGCCAAACCCGGAGATGCCAATGGTTCAGGTAGCGCTCCTAATCTCACTGACATTATTTATTTAGTAAATTACGTTTTTAAAGGCGGTTTAGTACCTTCTCCTTTGTGTCGCGGAGATGCTAACGGTTCAAGTGGTAATCCAAATGTTTCAGACATAATCTATTTGGTGAACTATGTTTTCAAAGGAGGTCCAGCACCGGTTAAAATCGGAGTGTGCTGTTTGTAGGAAAATTCGCAGAGAGAACCAAAGGTTAATTTGATAGAATGAATGAGTTAACTTAAGAAGAACAGTTCTCTCATAAGTGTTTCCCCCAAAATGAGTCCATTTTCAAGAGAATAGTAAGCAGCGGTCAACTCAGCCTTTTATATCCCTTTTTACTTGACACCCAAATTTATTCTAAGTTAATTGAACTGACGTTCGATAAGACTTGGTGATCGTCGAGAAACTCATTATCACTTTGCAGTAAAACATAAATTACTCCAGATCACTGGGATCAAAATTCGCTCAAATGAAGGTTAATTCTCACGACCGGTTTGGTCGGAGTCAAGCCTCGTTATTATAAAGGAGAACTCTATGCAAAAAAAAGAATCCAGGGAAAAAGAGCCAATTTCAGAAAAGCTCCTTGACCTTATGCATCGGTACTGGTGTGCAGCAAACTACCTGTCTGTAGGGCAAATCTATCTGCTGGATAATCCACTGTTAAGGGAGCCCCTGGCAAGGGAACACATAAAACCAAGGTTGCTGGGGCACTGGGGCACTACACCAGGGCTTAATTTTATTTACGTGCACCTGAATCGACTGATAAAAGAGCAGGATCTGAATATGCTCTACGTTACAGGACCAGGGCACGGAGGTCCGGCTTTGCTGGCGAACACTTACCTGGAGGGAACCTACAGCGAACTTTATCCAGATGTTTCCCAGGATGCTGAGGGGATAAAAAGACTTTTCAAGCAGTTTTCTTTTCCCGGCGGCGTTCCCAGCCATACTGCACCTGAAACCCCTGGCTCAATTCATGAGGGGGGTGAGCTCGGATATGCTCTTTCGCATGCTTATGGAGCGGCATTTGATAATCCTGACCTCATCGTAGTTTGTGTGGTAGGGGATGGAGAAGCTGAGACAGGTCCTCTGGCTGCAGCCTGGCATTCAAACAAGTTTTTAAACCCGGTCAGCGATGGTGCGGTTTTACCGATTTTGCATTTAAATGGATATAAAATAGCCAATCCCACTATCCTGGCCCGGATCAGCCGGCAGGAACTGGAGAGCCTCTTTGTCGGCTATGGTTACAAGCCTTATTGGGTCGAGGGTTCTGATCCAAAAGAAGCACATCTGTGTATGGCAGAAACAGTTGATAACGTTATTGACGAGATTAAAAGGATTCAGGCAGATGCTCGCACAAATGCCGTAACAATCCGCCCACGCTGGCCTATGATTATCTTAAAAACCCCTAAGGGCTGGACCTGTCCGAAAGAGGTTGACGGCAAAAAAACCGAGGGTTTCTGGAGATCGCATCAGGTTCCTTTTGCAGATTTTGACAAAAAACCTCAGCACTTGAAAATCTTAGACGAATGGATGAGAAGCTACAAGCCTGAGGAGCTTTTTGACGAGAAAGGAAAACTGCTTCCTGAAATAGCAGCTCTTGCTCCTCAAGGGGAAAGACGAATGGGTGCTAATCCCCACGCAAACGGGGGTCTTCTACTTAAGGGTTTAAGACTGCCTGAATTCAGGGATTATGCAGTTGCAGTTTCAAAGCCTGGTCAGAATAAAGAGGAGTCCACCAGAGTTTTGGGGCATTTTCTCAGAGATGTAGTAAAATCGAACAGTATTCAAAAGAATTTCCGGGTAATGGGACCGGACGAGGTTGCTTCCAACCGGCTGGATGCTTTGTTTGAGGTAACGAATAGAGTATGGATGGGTGATACGATTTCCGAAGACGAGAATCTCTCGCCAGATGGCCGGGTTATGGAGATCCTGAGTGAGCATACCTGTCAGGGATGGCTTGAAGGTTACCTGCTTACCGGCCGGCATGGTCTTTTTACCTCGTATGAGGCTTTCATCCATCTGGTTGATTCGATGTTCAACCAGTATGCCAAGTGGCTAAAAGTCACCCGTAGCGAAATACACTGGCGCAGACCGATCGCCTCGCTTAATATCCTTCTGTCCTCTCATGTCTGGCAGCAGGATCACAACGGGTTCAGCCATCAGGACCCGGGTTTTATCGACCATGTGGTGAACAAAAAAGCAGAGATCATAAGAGTATATTTTCCTCCAGATGCAAATACCCTTCTTTCAGTAGCGGATCATTGCCTGAGAAGCAGAAATTATGTAAATGTCATCGTAGCAGGGAAACAACCTCAGCCCCAATGGCTGAGTATGGAAGAAGCAGTCAGGCATTGCAGCTCCGGTATAGGCATCTGGGAATGGGCAAGCAACGATAACGGAACTGAGCCGGACGTGGTGATGGCATGCTGCGGGGACGTGCCCACAATTGAGACCTTAGCTGCAGTGGACATTTTAAGACAATCTGTTCCAGACCTGAAATTGAGAGTGGTGAACATAGTCGACCTGATGACGCTTCAGCCAAAAGAGGAACATCCGCATGGCTTATCTGAGCATGAATTCGATACTCTTTTTACAACTGATAAGCCGATCATATTCGCATACCACGGTTATCCCTGGCTCATTCACCGTCTTACTTATCGCCGGACAAACCACAAGAACCTTCATGTCAGAGGTTACAAGGAAGAGGGAACTACCACCACCCCCTTTGATATGCTGGTGCGTAATGATCTGGATCGTTTTCATCTGGTTGCAGACGTGGTTGACCGGGTTCCTAAGCTGAGCTATAAAGCAGCCTACATCAAGCAGGCAATCCGGGATAAGTTAATCGAACATAAGGAATATATAACCAGATATGGCCAGGATCTGCCTGAA is drawn from Candidatus Zixiibacteriota bacterium and contains these coding sequences:
- a CDS encoding glycoside hydrolase family 5 protein encodes the protein MRQYYQQQFARPRYLGIAILVIMASMHPTDRLACAEEGRTQADVAYADISRGNPGTTGKQWLYPLRGINAKAYIWSTANPHGFLSDASFQRFASWNINVVHLEVCVDFGSIWNLNTAQLQDSSVDYPPIPPDDPLAPYKKNLEGLDTALVLAKKYDIQVIPFLTLVVGRKKWPLFDTTTERSIHVTIGQLWEEVARKHGNDPHLMAYNLYDEPFFDQGSEKWPEMVQWLAPKIRAIDTATYLLVTYTEGDPFVGLSDPKAAFVFNYFSPVCYTHQGLLNPYCLQGQVSYPNTVTWEEDPPGSGHYTMVTWTASVIRQSLSGVRALQQQHNLIVFCGGIAVIRQAAPSESQWITDVLEVFEEYGWSWSYHGYGGWNGWNITIADDAVVPVSNPYMEYGGDTTNDRFRTVSTYWQKSSGCLAKPGDANGSGSAPNLTDIIYLVNYVFKGGLVPSPLCRGDANGSSGNPNVSDIIYLVNYVFKGGPAPVKIGVCCL
- a CDS encoding phosphoketolase family protein — its product is MQKKESREKEPISEKLLDLMHRYWCAANYLSVGQIYLLDNPLLREPLAREHIKPRLLGHWGTTPGLNFIYVHLNRLIKEQDLNMLYVTGPGHGGPALLANTYLEGTYSELYPDVSQDAEGIKRLFKQFSFPGGVPSHTAPETPGSIHEGGELGYALSHAYGAAFDNPDLIVVCVVGDGEAETGPLAAAWHSNKFLNPVSDGAVLPILHLNGYKIANPTILARISRQELESLFVGYGYKPYWVEGSDPKEAHLCMAETVDNVIDEIKRIQADARTNAVTIRPRWPMIILKTPKGWTCPKEVDGKKTEGFWRSHQVPFADFDKKPQHLKILDEWMRSYKPEELFDEKGKLLPEIAALAPQGERRMGANPHANGGLLLKGLRLPEFRDYAVAVSKPGQNKEESTRVLGHFLRDVVKSNSIQKNFRVMGPDEVASNRLDALFEVTNRVWMGDTISEDENLSPDGRVMEILSEHTCQGWLEGYLLTGRHGLFTSYEAFIHLVDSMFNQYAKWLKVTRSEIHWRRPIASLNILLSSHVWQQDHNGFSHQDPGFIDHVVNKKAEIIRVYFPPDANTLLSVADHCLRSRNYVNVIVAGKQPQPQWLSMEEAVRHCSSGIGIWEWASNDNGTEPDVVMACCGDVPTIETLAAVDILRQSVPDLKLRVVNIVDLMTLQPKEEHPHGLSEHEFDTLFTTDKPIIFAYHGYPWLIHRLTYRRTNHKNLHVRGYKEEGTTTTPFDMLVRNDLDRFHLVADVVDRVPKLSYKAAYIKQAIRDKLIEHKEYITRYGQDLPEIREWKWNCS